Proteins from one Meriones unguiculatus strain TT.TT164.6M chromosome 10, Bangor_MerUng_6.1, whole genome shotgun sequence genomic window:
- the Emc8 gene encoding ER membrane protein complex subunit 8, which produces MPGVKLTTQAYCKMVLHGAKYPHCAVNGLLVAERQRPRKEHPQGAGSHTLFVDCIPLFHGTLALAPMLEVALTLIDSWCKENSYVIAGYYQANERVKDASPNQVAEKVASRIAEGFSDAALIMVDNAKFTMDCAAPTIHVYEHHENRWRCRDPHHDYCEDWPEAQRISASLLDSRSYETLVDFDNHLDDIRNDWTNPEINKAVLHLC; this is translated from the exons ATGCCGGGCGTGAAGCTGACCACCCAGGCCTACTGCAAGATGGTGCTGCACGGCGCCAAGTACCCGCACTGCGCCGTCAACGGGCTTCTGGTGGCCGAGAGGCAGAGGCCGCGCAAGGAGCATCCGCAGGGCGCGGGCAGCCACACTCTCTTCGTGGACTGCATCCCGCTCTTCCACGGCACGCTGGCCCTTGCGCCCATGCTGGAGGTGGCACTCACCCTG ATTGACTCATGGTGCAAAGAGAACAGCTATGTGATCGCCGGCTATTATCAAGCTAATGAGCGTGTGAAGGATGCAAG CCCAAACCAGGTGGCAGAGAAGGTGGCCTCCAGGATCGCTGAGGGCTTCAGTGACGCTGCACTCATCATG GTGGACAATGCCAAGTTCACGATGGACTGCGCAGCACCTACAATCCATGTGTACGAGCACCATGAGAACAGGTGgcgatgcagagacccacacca CGACTACTGTGAAGATTGGCCAGAGGCTCAGAGGATCTCGGCTTCACTCCTGGACAGCCGCTCCTATGAAACACTTGTGGATTTTGATAATCACCTGGATGACATTCGGAACGACTGGACAAACCCTGAGATCAACAAAGCAGTTCTGCACCTGTGCTAG